Part of the Prunus dulcis chromosome 8, ALMONDv2, whole genome shotgun sequence genome is shown below.
AGCGCAGACGCGGTAGCCGCCGGTGTAGGCGGTGGAGGGCATGTAAGTGCCGTCCAAAACGTCGCGTCTCAAGACTTTGGTGTTGTCAAAGATAATTGGGAAGCTCTTGGCATCGAGCAGAGCGATGACTTTAGGGTTCGAAGCAATGAGGATGCCGGGAGGCATGTTTGTGCGGAAGACTGTGGACTGGTATTTTTCTATTCTGGTTTTGAAGAAATCGTATCGGCCTTGGTTGTAGAAGTAGTCATAGCGATCTTTGATGTGTCCAAAAAATGGCCAGCCATAGTCTCCAGGGATTGGCTTCAATGGAAGGTTGtttggtgaagaagaagaagaagaagacatggTTTGATAATTGTGCTTTGGGATGGGGAAGAGGTGGGATTTTTGAAGGCAATGTGGGATGAGTTGTACGAGGTTTTAAAATAAGGGATGTGCTTGCTTTGGGGTGCAGACTGGGAAAGTTAGGTTAAATAATTGTGTAGCTTATGGTCATATCAATAGCGTAGTtcccttatatatatatatatatatagatataggGTGGTAACCTGTGGTGGGGGCTAGGGGTAGAAAAgtatttttaaacaaatattctaTAAAAGTTGCTACATGTGTTTTTACTTTTCAGCCTGGGTCCGATTGGGGTCCCCTTCTATCCTAGTTCCTCTTTGAACCAAGAAGGATAAGATTTGCAGCAGAGGGAAAATTAAACCAACGTGgagtaatgaaattgaagaagaaaatggtagAATAGTATTTTGTGCCCTTGATCATCTAATTCATGTGTTTTAACGATAAAATAGAGAAGGGTATTTTGTCCCATCTTCTAATGACATCAAAAACGCATGGAACATGTGTGTAGTTTCTTATACAAACCTTGTATGGCTGCCGGGACACCAATGACTTTGTCTTTACAACACTTTCTCGcctgaagttttttttaaggttttttttaaaattttagtttttatacaagtgatattagaGAAGACGGAATTCAAACACAGGACCTTAATACAAAGATAACTGctttaacaaaagaaaaaaaaacgaaaaacatgtttaaaaaaacaaaaataaggaAACACGCCAAAGAAGAGGAAAGCAATATATACAAGATTTTtccaatcaatcaaaaaaaaatttagtgtATGTTTTCACccactcaaaacaaaacaaaaaagttagtcttcttcttcctcttcctttttctcaaattgaaacataaaattttttgtaaatttgatTTATGATTGCCATTGCATGCTAATCTCGATGACgaattttagttattaaaaaaattatcttatGGTATTAAGTCatggcaaatttttttttatcttaaatattttcatattagatTATGTGAAGGCTCTCGTTTAAGTTTTGCACAGGGCCTTCAAAATCTCAGGACCGGCAATGGATATTGGGTGGTAACCTGTGGTGGGGGCTGGGGGTAAAAAAgtatttttaaacaaatattctaTAAAAGTTGCTGCATGGGTTTGTAATTTTCAGCCTGGGTCCAATTGGGGTCCTTGAACCCTAGTTCCTCTCTGAACCAAGAAGGATAAGATTTGCAGCAGAGGGAAAATTAAACTAACGTGAagtaatgaaattgaagaagaaaatggttgAATAGTATTCTGTGCCCTTGTTCATCTAATTCATGTGGTTTTAGTTGGTTGGACCAAAAATCCAAACAGAATTAGGGAAGGGTATTTTGTCCCATCTTCTAATGACATCAAAAGGCATGGGACATGAACCTAGTACGGCTGCGGGGACACCAATGATTTTGTCTTTACAACACGTTCTCCCCtaaagtttatttttaaagttctTATACAAGTGATACTAGGGTGGGCGGAATTCCAACACAGGACGTCGGTATAAAGATAATCGATTTTTAACAACTAGAATTATAAATCTCTTGCTTATTTattgattgattttaaataaaaataatatcgATAAAATAATTTGGTTGTACACAATCAATTGGGTTGGTTTGTTTTAATGTAAAAggacttttcttttgtaaGCTAACATGTGATGGGTTAGAGTGTTAATGTAATAAATACAGCGCTAACCCAGCATCTTTTCAAAGTGTggacataaatattatatcataatataataatatttatttatgtagcattattatatatttatttatttatttattttataaacaCAAAATGCACGTGCGAGAGAGGTCAAACTAGGTCATTTTTTTAACTGGAACTTgatattttgtcaattttgaggccttgatattttgaatatggGAAATTTAGGTTAAAATCTTgaaggttttatttatttgttggcCAAATATCTTATTTACTGTAGCCTACAtggttgaagaagaaattaagCGTAGGCAGCTGCCCACACTAGGCTCTATGTAGGTCGGCCAATGAATATACCCTGTGccattgaagttgaaattaaAAGTTAGGAAATATGCTGCTGTGTTCATGTCCTTCCTATAACAAATTTTCTGTAAAATTATTATCAACTTGATCACATATTTCTTGACGTttaatttcaacttcaatgaCCCTTTTTTTACAAACATATGTCCTCGTGGCTTAATGAAAGAGTCAggaaattgaattaattttttttttttttccaaacatATTTCCTGACTTTTCCTTTTACATATGTCCAAGTGGCTTAATGAAATTTCCTcgtgactttttttttttggacaaattagtatgtaaataatataaattatacaGGCTCCaatgtatttattatataagtcAAGTTACAATATAAATTTGAAGAGCATAACTTCTAAGACAAACTATATAAATGCGTGAACAACTTGATCACATCCTTGCGGCTTGAATGAGATTTTATACCTCTACCCATTCAAAGATATTgaacaaaaaactaaaaccaggggagaaaaaaaaactctaaacCAAGAGCCTGTCAAGCTGATTTGATGtccaaagaaataaaaataaaaagactttttgctttttgcttTCGGAAATAAACAACAGCATTAGAGCTGAAAATTAATCACTAGTAAGTTgacaatggtttttttttaatttaaaaaatttgtatacaaacgatattctattttaatctaatctaaatcAAAGGAGGAAGATTCAAACTCGATTACAGAATGAAGAGCACATTCGCTCCAGCCAACTTGATTAAGCCCATGTATGCATAAGTTGACAATGTTTGTTGCACGCAAACTATAAAGTATTATAAAGTTTTTCTGTTTCTCAAAAGTCTAATGGGAGACTTTAGGTTTGAACGACTTTCCAATGAAGAAGTACGTTATGTATATAATGAAAAGTGCCAATCTAAATCCTAGGACTCTCTGCATTAAGATGTATATGTTATTAATTAACATGGATGACTAAAGATGTATATGTTAttataattacaaaagatttcATTTACCTCCTCTACCTTATCTTTTCCTCGACACTAGctataaaataacaaaaaagaatcaacTTTGGCACATTTTATATCTGCATTGTGACAAACAAGTCAATTCCGAAAAATTCTGGCGTAATTTGAAAAGGTCCATGTGAATCGTGatttgtgaaaaataaatgtgtATATAATGCCAAATTACGTTTTAAAAATTGTTACCTAACCTGATTAGGGCATCAAATTAGGAATTATATTTATCACTTCACACTCATGAATCATACCATTGGATCCATTCTGATTGCATATTCCTTTGTTCATATTCATATGTCcgtctataaaataaaatgctgtcatgcccaaaaaaaaaaaaaacatagaaatctCGTTTCGTAGATGTTTCAGACTTATTTTAGTGACAGAAAAACGTTTATGAGTAAAACTACTTCCTATGTAAGCACTCTCAAACAACCTccttaattatttttcctaGTTTAATCAAAGCGGTAGACAGGAGAGACAAGAAAGGcataacaaaatttaaagcaTATGATTCATGTGTTATTTCTCCCACCCTGTTTCTTCTCGCTTTCCCAttacttttcctttcctctcttCAATTATGCCACTGATCTAACCATACCATATGCGCGCTTAATTCCATGGAGTATTGGTCTCTACTTCTTCAACGCATAGCATACTAAGAAGGGTAATGCCAAACCAAGATGAAGAGTGTTAGCGTCTTTCGCACACCACATACTGAACAATGGATGATTATGGGACTCATTATAAAGGCCACATTGATCAACAACTCAGAATGCATTGGTCGATTGACGCTAGCACTCCTCCAACCTATATAGTTAATTTACAAAACCACTTTATCCCATGATATACAACACATTGTGGAGCTCTTGACGCTAGCACTCTCCAacctatatatttattttatataaccACTTTACCCCATGATGTACAAGAACAGGTGACCCGTCACGGTCAACGCATTTTACATTTTCACATATACAGAGAGTAGATTTAAGAAATGAACATCACATGCTAACGTCGCTAGCAGAGTAAATAATTCAACGAAAAATAAGGGTAGGAAGAGTATCATTGTAGAGAATTCTCCACTCCCTCCATCAACCAAACAATCAAAGCCTATCATTATGAATTGCTGACTAAGAGCTTTTGGTTTTAGGTGCAAATACTGTACCCTTTCAAGATCATAACATGACGGTAAACGTGACAGATAATCACTCTGTTTTGTAAAAGCAAAGTCATCGCCTGTTGTTTAGCCTGCTTAATAAATAATCTACCAAGAAAAGAATTACGAGTATTCAAATCAAGAAGTTAATGTAATCGTCAACGACACAACGCAGAGCTGAAAATAATGGGGGAACCATAGCTGGATAGaacattttttgtattttcatatGAGTCTGAAGAATGTACATATTCAACTTCTCGACCCAATAAGTTCTATTGATACATTTTCTCTTGTTACAAACAAAACTTCTGAAGGAACTCCATCCTTGCAGATCTTACCTCAGGTGAGAGGAATCCTGTCTAAAAGAGAGACATGTCTGCCGGTGGTCCATACAGAGTCTTCCAAGACAATGGAATAAACCATTTATCATTGCTGTTGCCTGCACAAACCATTAGTGAAGATGAGTATACCACTAACATCAAGAAACTCAGGCTtctaggaaaaaaaattggggttCGGAAAGGGGAAAATCAAGgatctttttaaatattggCTAAAGTTTACAACTTTTAATAATAGCCTGAATGCTTCTAATAAAACGTTAAGCTATAAAATCGATAATTAAGAATGTGAACTCAGAATAATAACTGACAACATAATGGATGACGATTTAGGTAGCTGTGGTCACGCAAGGCAATTGCATCCTTGCCAAACCCTGCCTCAGGGTTTAATTTTAGTTCATCACCATCCTACATCCAATTTATAGTTGGGTAAATCACCCCCATTCAGGATGGGCTAGGACTGGGGCTGAAATCATGCCCTTGGGTAACCATTCTTCTAGGACAACCTAATGAATTATAAAATCTGACCAGTGAAGagaatgataaataaaaaatctataTATTGACAAAATCTCAACTTCCTGTCGGCACTCTGAATGTTGATCAGCACATGCTATGAAACATACATGTGCCACCTGCACACAAAAAGACACAATATCTATTTCTAAAGCATTACCGACCAAGAAATCAAGACTTAAAATGACACGcattaaattaaaatcactacattttctttaaagaaTAAGAAAGTATTAAGATTAACACACGTGCTAATCAAAGAGAAcaggcaaaacaaaaaataaagcttATGGGAATGACAACACTTCCTCTCaaacaaaattcatttatCACAAGACATCCCTAAGGTttgcgaaactatcagattgcatcctttatgtttttttgtgtcatttgTGGTCCTTAAGGTTAATACGTGTGCTCACAAATAGTCCTTGCCGTCAAGTTCCATCCAAAAATCTGTTAAATTGATGATGTGGCACACATGTGGGTCTCACATATCCACTGTTATGACGCCACGtggattaaataaaaaaatacattttaaaaaataatttcaaattataaaccattaaaaaacttcaaaaaattaaaaaacaaaataaaattcaccACCTCCTTCAGCTCCAACAGTGAGCGAGTGCCttgggtttggtttttggtCCTTCTTCTGGGGTTCCAAGTACTTTGAAAGTTTTTAGATTCAGCTGCTCTGCTTGCTTTCTCCTTCTTAAAATCctatttattaataaataataaaccaAAGCTCTGCTCTATACAAACGTCTACGCTCCCATCCAACCTCCTTCCATATCCCAACCCGCTATCTCAAATCAACACCCACAACAGCCAGCCCAAACCTTGATCACCCCTCACCCACTGCCCGTCTAATCTCCACCACCAAAGCCCAAAATTGGATgttgtaattatttttataatacaaAAATGGGGTGAAATTACATGAATTCTTTCTTGTTTGTGAATTTTCGGGGATAAAATTTTGGCATTCGATTTTATTTTGCTGCTGTTGGTTGCTgtcaaaaaaagagaggagggAAGAGAGACAAAGAGGGAGAGAAAATGAGGAGGGCGGGGCAGTGGTGCGAAGGGTGGGTGAGGATAGGGTGTGGCTGTTGGAGGTctgagagggagagggaggggCGGGGGGTGATGTGGCTCGGAGCGAGGAGAAAAATGGGGAAGGGAGAATGGTGAGGGTTGGGGTTTAGTGCGATGGAGAAGATGatggtgattttgttttttttgttttcaatatgttttcttttcttttaagtttttaaaattttttataagtttcaaatgtattttttttatttaatccaTGTGGCATCATATCATTGGATATGTGAGACCCACATGTGTGCCACGTCATCAATTTAACAGATTTTTGGACGGAACTTGACATCAAGGACTATTTGTGAGCACACGTATTAACCTTAAGGACCAcaaatgacacaaaaaaacataaggGACGCAACGTGATAGTTTTGCAAACCtcagggacgttttgtgataaaaagccttcATTAAATAGTGAAATAGTTATAGCTATTCATTGAAGAGAAACTAACCCTGGAAATTACTGGGACTCAAGTCCAGAAGTTTGCATGCTGCTTCAGCCAAATGGAAAGCATCAGGTATGTTGTCCCCTTCTGAGCAGTAGCAAAATAAGCATGTGACCTTCAATCCTTTGGCCTGATTCAATAAGAGAAACCATAggataaataaaatacaaaatttcctTGTAATTCATGGTTTACGCATTTGGGCGAGAGAGATTGAAACGGAAATGATTGCAACCAGTTGGCATGAACACATTTATTGCAAAACATAAATAGGGTGTTCGCCAAGGGGAACCCCCCATGTTTGGGAACAACTGTCCACGTCCACTTATTGCAGTCTTGGGTATGCATTGCAAAGAATACCTTGAGACAAGAAAAGAGTGCGGCAAAAGGCAAGCTCGGGTAGtaatattcttcttcttctagttCACCTTCAAAGGGCAAGATGCTCTCTGGTATGGCATTGCCTTCAGCTAATGCGCTGAGATACTTCCAAGCCTTCTGAGTGGGTTTATATTCCTGCAGTTTTTTCCACCCAAGCTGTTCGCAGTAATCATCTGTTCCATCTGAATTGGTGCTAGACAGGTAAAGCGTCTGCAAACCACTGGTATGTCGCCAAAAGATAAATCAGCATTTCAAAAAAGCACATAAAACAACAGGCCATCCAGCTCCCCAACCACATCATTGTACGAACAATAGAGTTCAAAAGCATATAATTATCTTTTATGACTAGTTATGCATGTTTGAAGAATGGAAATGTTTAGTTTCCACATCGGTTCCAAGTTCTTGGTACAATTCCTGAAGTACACCAGAAAGTTTATTCTCAAATGAAACTTTAACTGAAGAaggtataatatttttatggtATCATTACCAAACTCTACGAAGTAAAAGCAAACATAAGATGCAAAAATACACCAAACTAAGAAGCTGCAGTGCCAAGCAGGAAATGCCAGAATTCTAGGGGAATACAACAGTTAGATCCAAGAGGGCAATGATCGTGCAATTGttgcagagagagagtaaaGTAGTTTTAGttcaaaacaaattacaagaTGTTTGTATTTTAACAATCTTAAGAGATGTTTCAATATTTGTCATTCCCTTCCTCTGGAATATTTAGATTTACCAAAATCAAGTATTTAGCTTATTAGGTTGAGAGTTTGAcctaaatatttttcatccaatcaGCTACATTCCTATATAAACGCACTTCCCTAGTTGATGCATTCGAAGTATTaaggaatttttaaaaactaggTGCATGAAATGCTTACTTGCCAGGGCACTGGTCTGAGCTGACCGAATAACTTACTCATAGCCATTAAAcgaaaaaacttcaaaaattttaaaaagctAACAGAAAACGAGAACCCTGCTCATTATACCTTGACATATCAACTCTCTGCCACCTCCCAAAATCTAAGCTTGAGAGCACGACAACATGCTTCTTTCCACTAGCAGCAACATAATCAGCCAAGTTTTTAGCAAATTCAATCATCCTTCCCTGTTTAGAAttaccatttttttaaaacctttaaGATTCAAAAGCACAGCACTACAACGAGAAAGATGAAAGGACCGAAACAATCCCAAATGTGTAGCAGAAGGTTCAAGCGTACCTTAACAACAGGAGACCTTTGTTGGATTAAATTCATTGCATTAGCAGACGAATCATAAGCTGCAAACCCAAATAtgaattcatttaaaaaacagatttttctttttaaagctAAGTAAGAAAGAGAAGTAAGAGAGACCTTCAAGAGGGAGAGCAAGCTCGCCATTTGGAACAGGCCCATATGCGTCGTTGCCAACGCATGGAAGCACATAGGGAGTATCCAAATACCCAATTCTCTCAGCTCTCGTTGACGCAACTAAGAGGTCCACTGCAAGCTGCCCCACATTTCCAATAGACAAAGCCGGCTGCATTCCATaaagattcaaattttcaaattttcaaattttcctaGACTTTCTAAGCAACCAAAGAGAGCTCAACCGtccgggaaaaaaaaaaaaaaaactcctaGCTAAAcattaactaaaaaattagaaagaatAGCCACTGCCCTAGAAAATTGAACTGACCAGGATCAGAGTGGAAGAGTCGCCGTTGACGCGTTTTCCTTGTTCAGGAACGAATTCCATTGCCGAGCAAAGCAGGAAATTGCTGAAATGTATGATCGGTGAGCCGGTGACTCTGAATGTGAGGGAGGTTGTTCAAGctgaagaagaggaggaaactttttggggaagaaaatatatgtgGGCCGATTCTGGGCTCCATTAGTCCTAGTTTTGGGGCCTTGGCTAAATTGGGCCAACTAAAAGTCTAACACCACATAATGATcgtaacaaaaaaattattgtaatgCGAGAAAAGCTTCATGATAATTATTTCTGAAATAAGGTTGTGCACAAGAATTTTTCTTTACAAGGGTGTTATGGGATTCTAATTAATTGAGTTTTCTTAGTGTCTATTTGGTTCGCGGAATGTTTCTTTGGGTATAGAGAAAACGGGACTCATTCATTTGACAAGTAGTTGTTTATTAAAGGATATAAGTTTTGTattgaagatgacaaaaaTGTATCAATAGCGTGTTGATATGCTTTATTAGTGACAtgttgttgaggcccaaaaatttAGGGTTGGGCTCAAATAAATTTTCGGCCCAACGCAATgccttattaagaaaagacccGATTTGGAGCACGCGAAAGTTCGTCATTCACGCTTGCATGAGCCACGACCACGTgtcatgccaaataaatatgcaatccGTCACGCTAAGAATCGAAATAAGCCTATAAAAGGCACTGACTCTACAAGCTCATGCTAATTATCCCGTTAAGCATCGTATCCttttttaaaggatataaaatTCAAGCACGCCAAGCAACATGCAATACCAATCGAAAAATCATTATTACTACACCtagccacgctacaagcttaagtgggcacAAGCCATGCAAACGCCCAAGGCTTGCTTGAGTGAGTTGTGGTATAGATGGTAACGAGCTTTCATGAGACCCATTGATGAGTCGAGAAATGagagttttgggctgcttgggagccccaaaactcaagcccatttcttgagcccaaatatgtgggtaagcataaaagagagaaatagcCCAATACTTTAGGAAAAATTAGCTCATCATCTCAATAAAAATAGTCCATCACTTAGGAGGTTGACCCATTCCCTTAAATACACTAACCCATCACCTTAGGAAGCCCTAAATAGCCCAAGTGGTTtagaaaatatccaaaaaatcCCCAGCACATGGTTTGAAATGAAACCACGATAGAAAACCAGGAGATGTTTGTACGCTCAGGAAGCTGGAAAACTCCAGCACATTACCAAAGACAAACCCAATGCAAGCCATTAGGAAAACCAAGGGATGTTTAAGCAAAACACCCTTCAAACCAGCATACATACCAATTTCTTTCCCCCCACCAGATCTTGCCATGAAGTAGGGGAGGAAAGGAGGAGAAATGACAatcaaaaataagaaatcacCACTAATAAGCCTAGAGCTCCCAAAACCCTGTTTTTGGTGCGATTGGGCAGAGGAGAATTTCACAAAATGGGATGGATCGAAGGGAGAAAAGATAAATGAAATGAGAGACTTGGCAAAATTGGAGAGaacccattagggtttcttgggaaggAGGAGCTTCCAACAACTATAAAAGGAGGTACCTCCTACCCATTAAACTCAACTAGAGCAGTCGAGCAAGCTTATTCTCTAACTGCTAACATCAAGCCCACGTGCCTCACCTTCTATCTCCTTCTTCTTTATCCTAAGCAACACACATCTGGGGAGCAAGCTTTATCTCTCCTCCTTGAAGCCTCTGCAATTTTGAGCCATATTCATCCATCtcctcccattttctcttctgttaAAACACTTCATAGATTGACAGActtttcgtcaagctgccggaaactACTCAACACACCCATCATACCcccatctctctccctcttcaacAAACCCTCTTAGAATACATTCCTTCTTGTTTTAAAACactgtttctcataggaattCACAGCCCTCTCTTTGtttatgctaaactcatgattGTTTTGCTCtcatgccacaagcctctcatgccaagctaagatTCTACCTGCAAGCACtaagaatttatctgtaagtagccattatttttgttggtgaaggtaaccaagaTGCTTCCTAAGGCTGCACTACCCTTTCGAAGCATTTTTGGGGCCTAATTTTTGAACTCAAGCATAGGGGGTAATTTCACTTGTTTCTCTTTTcggcagcccaagcccatttgTCAGGCTGCTGGAATAAAAAGACCCCTACACATATTATCAGTACATATTGGTAGTCCATCCTTTATGTTCTTTTGAGAGAAACCCTTTCAACCGACACCTTAAaactatgccaagttgctagGAGTTCTTCTAACAGGGTTAGCAAGACTTACCAAACCTTCATCTTAAGATCTCTTATTCTATAGAAACGCCACATTTTAAATTTCCCTTATTATAGTTTAGGTGATTGAATTGTATACACAATTTggtttctatttgtttttagtttacAATAAGTCCAACACATATTAATGTTGACTCTTGAATCTTCTCCTATTTGTCCCtaaaaaaccaatttttaTCAGGACCCATAGTTGAGTTAAATAAAAACGAAATAACAGGAGACTCTTTAAAACTTGTTCATGGGTTGAAAGCCAAGACAAAAGAACAGGAACATgtcttctttttgtctttttctttttttcatatcTGATcaaccagagagagagagagtctggCATGTGCAAAACAATACTAGCAGAAACTAGGGTTGGCAATGGatcgtgtcgtgtcgggatAATAAACTTATCAAGAATGCTCAATCTgaacccaacccatttaataaatgTGTTATGTCAGGTTCGGATCGTCTTTTATCGTGtgggtttcgagtcgtgtaacgagttcataaataataacatacatgttacaaaactcaaaactgaaaaaatttaaataaaaaaacggAGAGAGGAgataaaatataagaaaaaaaaaaagaaaaaaaaagatagagagaagagaggagagaacagagaaggagaagaaaaaaaaatagaaagagagaaagaggagagaagagagaaggaaataaattttctttttaaaaaaaaaaaaagaaaaaaaagagagaggagagaaaactaaagagaaggaaaagaaagagagaaaaaaaaaaaaaaaaaaaaaagaaaaaaaaaaaaaaaaaagagaggagaagatagacggaaaagaaaggaaaaggggCACAAACGTTTTGGGTAAAGCAGAATTGGACTCAATTATTGGATGAGAATCCTGACTTTTTCATGGTTGAACAAGACCTTGGCCGTTGACTCCTGAAATATGAACTCCCCAATTCTTATTATATTGTTCGTAGAAAAAacagagtcttcttcttcatcagtAGTAGTAGGTTGCAGGTCCTTGTTTCCACTTTGTTCTCCCATCTTCCTCCTTAGCTTGTAAGTTTCTTCTCttgggttttagttttagattCACACAATTAATTGGTAAACAATGGCTGCTTCAAGTTCAACAGAAGATACTGAAATGGCGGTGGCTATGGAGGAGATTGCTCGTGAGCACGACGCAGGGGATATCGAGTCTGCTAAGCACTCTGAGAACTGGAACTCCACGAACGAGGATGAAATTAGTATTGACAAATGCATGGACCCTGAAATATACAGCTACACAACCTCTAAAGAAGAACTGCAGATGGAATTGCTCCAAGTAAGCCCCCTTGGCAACACCCTGGTTCACTTCGCCGCGAGTGTAGGCGACGCTGCCCGTGTCGAACGGCTGCGCTACCAATCACCGGAGCTCATCCTAACGaaaaacaacgacggaaaCCTCCCGCTGCACTTAGCAGCATCCGTAGGGAACCGGTCCACTGTCCGTTCTCTTGTAGAATTTCCTCAAACTGATATGCTGAGGGAAAAGAATAACAGAGGGAACACGGCGCTGCACGTGGCCATGGAAAATGGGCACATAGAGGTGGCTAAGTTGTTGATTTTAATAGATGGATCGATGTGGTATTCTCCAAATATGCACAACAAGACTCCCATTTCCATTGCTGCTGAAGCTGGAAATCATGAGCTCGTTAATTTAATGCTCTACCGCTATCAAGATCAGCCAGTAGGCACTGAACCAGATGGCTCCAGCTACTATCTTTTTAAGAACCGGTGGGAAGGGAACTCGGTTCTTCGAGCTGCCATCTTAGGAAGGAATAAGGGTACATAATTTCTTTCTGCCACTAAATTTTAAGCATCATTTTTGGTTGACATTTTAATCAAATACAATCTTTTTGGTTGccattatattttttgtaaattcttataGGTGTCTTTGATGCAATACTTTTGGACACTGATCCGTCTTTGATCAACTCATCCGATGAAGAGGGGATGACTGCTCATACACTTGCAGCACATATAGGTGACACTGAAGCTGCAGACAAGTTGTTAAGCTTATGTCCTGATGGCCCATACAAGCAGGACAAAAACGGCTTCACACCGGCACATTTGGCCTCCAGAAAAGGCCACATCAGGATTGTCGAAATGTATCTTAATCGTTGCCCGCCATCAAGGTACTTGCTCGACGGTAACAGATGGAACATTCTACATGTGGCAGTTTGGCATCG
Proteins encoded:
- the LOC117637817 gene encoding protein ACCELERATED CELL DEATH 6-like; this encodes MAASSSTEDTEMAVAMEEIAREHDAGDIESAKHSENWNSTNEDEISIDKCMDPEIYSYTTSKEELQMELLQVSPLGNTLVHFAASVGDAARVERLRYQSPELILTKNNDGNLPLHLAASVGNRSTVRSLVEFPQTDMLREKNNRGNTALHVAMENGHIEVAKLLILIDGSMWYSPNMHNKTPISIAAEAGNHELVNLMLYRYQDQPVGTEPDGSSYYLFKNRWEGNSVLRAAILGRNKGVFDAILLDTDPSLINSSDEEGMTAHTLAAHIGDTEAADKLLSLCPDGPYKQDKNGFTPAHLASRKGHIRIVEMYLNRCPPSRYLLDGNRWNILHVAVWHRRDNMVKYLLKRRELEGLINQKDRFGNTPLHLAVRQGYPKTVSILASDKRVNLSIRNHERHTAMDIARMSLMGEKILFLRRPLTVMALTLANASRSQERIIAKVKPARVNYFKNTKKAGEFHSGATEDADSHRQTVNNLLLVSTLVATVTFAAGFTVPGGYKNSGLDEGMATLVTDWPFKTFLICNTIAMYSSITGAISLLWAQTGDMSYASARFGLPILGVALSMMFMAFMAGVALVTSNLIWLSIFVAITGSIFLVIISALLVPLIVPISSKNRITRFILYCIFRLLLSVTRYDDDDDDDGVHIVG
- the LOC117637818 gene encoding proteasome assembly chaperone 2 isoform X2 translates to MEFVPEQGKRVNGDSSTLILLAVDLLVASTRAERIGYLDTPYVLPCVGNDAYGPVPNGELALPLEAYDSSANAMNLIQQRSPVVKGRMIEFAKNLADYVAASGKKHVVVLSSLDFGRWQRVDMSSGLQTLYLSSTNSDGTDDYCEQLGWKKLQEYKPTQKAWKYLSALAEGNAIPESILPFEGELEEEEYYYPSLPFAALFSCLKAKGLKVTCLFCYCSEGDNIPDAFHLAEAACKLLDLSPSNFQGNSNDKWFIPLSWKTLYGPPADMSLF
- the LOC117637818 gene encoding proteasome assembly chaperone 2 isoform X1 — translated: MEFVPEQGKRVNGDSSTLILPALSIGNVGQLAVDLLVASTRAERIGYLDTPYVLPCVGNDAYGPVPNGELALPLEAYDSSANAMNLIQQRSPVVKGRMIEFAKNLADYVAASGKKHVVVLSSLDFGRWQRVDMSSGLQTLYLSSTNSDGTDDYCEQLGWKKLQEYKPTQKAWKYLSALAEGNAIPESILPFEGELEEEEYYYPSLPFAALFSCLKAKGLKVTCLFCYCSEGDNIPDAFHLAEAACKLLDLSPSNFQGNSNDKWFIPLSWKTLYGPPADMSLF